Proteins co-encoded in one bacterium genomic window:
- the pilB gene encoding type IV-A pilus assembly ATPase PilB — MASAMERKLGEMLVKDNVISAEDLEAALQRQEDSGDSLGRVLVEMGFASEWEMAAALGKQLNVPFITLSHYDIDRGVLECIPSSIVRKYKIVPVDKTGDTLTIALSDPSNIYLLDELRILTKSQIIPVISFESDINEAISRYYPEEVDAGNIDEALKEITDDDIRAVRDDLESESMEMMDDDEEQGDDDDDSEINDAPVIQLVNTIVTEAIKSEASDIHIEPYEKVLRLRYRIDGVLHEMSPPPKKFQNAIISRIKILSDLDIAEKRLPQDGRFRIKMKNRAIDFRVSTCPMIHGEKVVIRILDQGSLMLNLADLGFDPEELDKLEEAIHKPWGMALITGPTGSGKSTTLYSALSTINDPRKNISTIEDPVEYNLKGINQVAAKQDIGLTFAAGLKSFLRQDPDIIMIGEIRDLETGEIAIKAALTGHLVLSTIHTNDAPSTPQRMINMGVEPFLVSASLVLIEAQRLVRRVCKNCKEEYKPEADIVAALGIDDEDVMFAKGRGCDTCRGIGTKGRVGLYEIMSVDDDLRDAITSELPTNKLKKLAVEHGMRTLRMAGVRKAIQGTAPIEEVLAATMADED, encoded by the coding sequence ATGGCGTCCGCAATGGAGCGCAAACTCGGCGAGATGCTCGTTAAAGACAACGTCATCTCGGCGGAAGACCTGGAAGCCGCGCTTCAGCGGCAAGAGGATTCCGGGGACAGTCTTGGCCGTGTTCTGGTGGAGATGGGCTTCGCGTCGGAGTGGGAAATGGCCGCCGCGCTGGGCAAGCAGCTCAACGTCCCATTTATCACACTATCGCACTATGATATCGACCGCGGCGTGTTGGAGTGCATTCCCTCCAGCATCGTCCGCAAGTACAAGATTGTGCCGGTCGACAAGACCGGCGATACGTTGACGATTGCCCTTTCCGATCCCTCCAACATTTATCTGCTGGACGAACTCCGGATCCTGACCAAGAGCCAGATTATCCCCGTGATTTCCTTCGAGTCGGACATCAACGAGGCGATTTCCCGGTACTACCCCGAGGAAGTCGACGCGGGGAATATCGACGAGGCCCTGAAGGAGATCACCGACGACGATATTCGCGCCGTCCGAGACGATCTCGAGTCCGAGTCCATGGAGATGATGGATGACGACGAGGAACAGGGGGATGACGACGACGATTCGGAAATCAACGACGCGCCCGTTATCCAGCTCGTGAATACGATCGTTACCGAAGCCATCAAGTCGGAAGCCTCCGATATTCACATCGAGCCCTATGAGAAGGTCTTGAGGCTCCGGTACCGCATCGACGGTGTGCTGCACGAAATGTCGCCGCCGCCCAAGAAATTCCAGAACGCGATCATCTCCCGCATCAAGATTCTCTCCGACCTCGACATCGCGGAGAAACGCCTTCCCCAGGACGGGCGTTTCCGCATCAAGATGAAGAACCGCGCGATTGACTTCCGTGTTTCGACCTGCCCGATGATTCACGGAGAGAAGGTCGTTATTCGTATTCTCGACCAGGGCAGCCTGATGCTGAACCTGGCGGATCTCGGCTTCGATCCAGAGGAATTGGACAAGCTCGAGGAAGCCATCCACAAGCCCTGGGGCATGGCACTAATCACTGGCCCGACGGGTTCCGGTAAATCCACGACGCTGTACTCGGCTCTCTCGACCATCAATGATCCGAGAAAAAACATCTCCACGATCGAGGACCCGGTCGAATACAACCTGAAGGGCATCAACCAGGTTGCCGCGAAACAGGACATCGGGCTGACGTTCGCCGCTGGGCTGAAGTCCTTCCTTCGCCAGGACCCCGACATCATCATGATTGGTGAGATTCGTGACCTGGAGACGGGCGAGATTGCCATTAAGGCCGCTCTCACGGGTCACTTGGTGCTTTCCACGATCCATACGAACGACGCTCCGAGTACCCCCCAGCGTATGATCAACATGGGCGTCGAACCCTTCCTCGTCAGCGCGTCTCTCGTGCTGATCGAGGCGCAGCGCCTCGTGCGCCGCGTATGCAAGAACTGCAAGGAAGAGTACAAGCCGGAAGCGGATATCGTGGCAGCCCTCGGGATCGACGATGAGGATGTCATGTTCGCCAAGGGCCGGGGATGCGACACATGTCGCGGGATTGGAACAAAGGGACGTGTCGGCCTCTATGAGATTATGTCCGTAGACGATGATCTGCGCGATGCAATCACATCGGAATTGCCGACCAACAAGTTGAAGAAACTCGCCGTCGAACACGGCATGCGGACACTTCGCATGGCCGGCGTCCGCAAGGCCATCCAGGGCACTGCTCCCATCGAGGAAGTCCTTGCGGCCACGATGGCGGACGAGGATTGA
- a CDS encoding type II secretion system F family protein → MPIYQYVARASDGRTVSGTAEASDQNTVVRMLREKGLMPTQIKVGAAAAARTKKRKGKRGRTKLDDLVVLSQQMAVMIRAGLPLIEVLDILAEQTERISLANVVRQVERDVEAGESLTEAMVKHANIFNMFFLSMIRAGEASGMLDSILEQVAVYLERTASLQRKIKTAIMYPATVSIVATGITIFLLVKVVPVFANIFSDLGGQLPLPTRITVALSNLIKDKWWLIIILLIGLWIFVWQYGKTKSGRYNLDSLKLKIPIFGPLLLKSAVAKFTRTLGTLIRSGVNILYALDIVAKTAGNAKIERAVYKTRASIQSGESLTKPLVEADVFPPMVTRMIDVGERTGALESMLTKIADFYEDQVSTAVAGLTSLIEPLLIIFLGVVVGFIVISMFLPMFKMIDLISH, encoded by the coding sequence ATGCCGATTTATCAGTATGTTGCGCGAGCATCCGACGGTCGAACCGTCAGCGGAACCGCAGAAGCCAGCGACCAGAATACCGTCGTTCGGATGCTGCGCGAAAAGGGGCTGATGCCCACTCAGATCAAGGTGGGTGCTGCGGCTGCAGCGCGGACCAAGAAGCGGAAAGGCAAACGCGGGCGGACGAAGCTGGACGACCTCGTTGTGCTTTCCCAGCAGATGGCCGTTATGATCCGCGCCGGTCTGCCGCTGATCGAGGTGCTCGATATTCTTGCCGAACAGACCGAGCGCATCTCGCTCGCGAACGTCGTCCGCCAGGTCGAGCGGGACGTTGAAGCCGGCGAGTCCCTGACCGAGGCCATGGTCAAACACGCCAACATCTTCAATATGTTCTTCCTCTCCATGATCCGAGCCGGTGAGGCCTCCGGTATGCTCGACTCGATCCTGGAGCAGGTGGCGGTTTACCTGGAACGTACGGCCAGCCTGCAGCGCAAGATCAAGACTGCTATTATGTACCCGGCCACCGTGTCGATCGTCGCGACCGGTATTACGATCTTCCTGTTGGTAAAGGTCGTCCCCGTGTTCGCCAACATCTTCTCCGACCTGGGCGGTCAGCTTCCGTTACCCACCCGAATAACCGTGGCCCTTTCGAACTTAATTAAGGACAAGTGGTGGTTGATCATCATTCTGCTGATCGGCCTGTGGATATTCGTCTGGCAGTACGGCAAGACGAAGTCCGGCCGATACAACCTCGACTCGCTGAAACTCAAGATACCCATCTTCGGTCCGCTTCTGTTGAAATCGGCGGTCGCGAAGTTCACTCGAACTCTCGGTACGCTGATCCGATCCGGTGTGAACATTTTGTATGCGCTGGACATCGTGGCCAAGACGGCCGGCAATGCGAAGATCGAGCGAGCCGTCTACAAGACGAGAGCCAGCATCCAGAGCGGTGAATCGCTCACGAAGCCTCTCGTCGAAGCGGACGTGTTCCCGCCGATGGTGACTCGTATGATCGACGTCGGCGAGCGCACCGGTGCGCTGGAAAGCATGCTGACGAAGATCGCCGACTTCTACGAGGACCAGGTCAGCACGGCGGTCGCCGGACTGACATCCCTGATCGAGCCCTTGCTGATCATCTTCCTCGGTGTCGTCGTCGGTTTCATCGTCATCTCGATGTTCCTGCCGATGTTCAAGATGATCGACCTGATCTCGCACTGA
- a CDS encoding hemolysin family protein, which yields MLGILLAVGFVTIVSFLCSLWEAALYSIPQSRIEALREAGSSGARRLARLRENIDEPIAAILTLNTLAHTIGATVAGALVEGRFGAQYPFALTLFSISFSIHILIVTEIIPKTLGVVMAEKLAPLFAFPIQITIWMLWPLVKTSQGLTKILTARFGDKESGPTRADLHAMARLAAEAGHLRKDELIWSQNALLLHSVTAHDLMTPRIVVESFDAATTLGEVARNRTNWTKSRVPIWQDSPENIVGIVRRRDVFDEIIEHQDSDWEQRTLAEFKRDVTMIPENIDVYEVLRRFLETHNHLFIVIDEFGGMEGLITLEDVLEFFLGAEIMDAYDQHEDLQVYAKELAKKRQEGRRK from the coding sequence ATGCTCGGGATTCTTCTCGCCGTTGGGTTTGTGACGATTGTCAGCTTCCTCTGTTCGCTGTGGGAGGCGGCTCTGTATTCGATCCCGCAAAGCCGAATCGAGGCACTGCGCGAGGCAGGCTCCAGTGGAGCAAGGCGCCTGGCGCGGCTGCGCGAGAATATCGATGAACCGATCGCCGCCATTCTCACGCTGAACACTTTGGCGCACACCATTGGCGCCACGGTAGCTGGTGCGCTGGTCGAAGGGCGCTTCGGCGCTCAGTATCCGTTCGCACTGACGCTCTTCTCGATTTCATTCTCGATCCATATCCTGATCGTGACGGAGATCATCCCGAAGACCCTTGGTGTTGTAATGGCGGAGAAACTGGCGCCGCTCTTTGCATTTCCAATTCAGATCACGATCTGGATGCTCTGGCCGCTCGTGAAGACCAGCCAGGGACTTACGAAAATCCTCACCGCCCGCTTCGGCGACAAGGAATCCGGCCCGACGCGCGCCGATCTGCATGCCATGGCGCGACTGGCCGCAGAGGCCGGGCACCTACGCAAAGACGAACTGATCTGGAGTCAGAACGCGCTTCTGCTGCATTCCGTCACCGCACACGATCTGATGACGCCGCGGATCGTCGTCGAGAGCTTCGATGCCGCGACGACATTGGGAGAGGTCGCTCGCAATCGAACCAATTGGACGAAGAGCCGCGTCCCTATCTGGCAGGACAGCCCCGAAAACATTGTCGGGATTGTGCGCCGGCGCGATGTCTTCGATGAGATCATCGAGCATCAGGATTCGGATTGGGAACAACGCACGCTTGCGGAATTCAAACGCGACGTCACGATGATCCCCGAGAATATCGATGTCTACGAAGTCCTCCGGCGATTCCTTGAAACGCACAATCATCTCTTCATCGTCATCGATGAATTCGGTGGCATGGAGGGGCTGATTACATTGGAGGACGTCTTGGAGTTCTTCCTGGGCGCTGAAATCATGGACGCCTACGATCAGCACGAAGACTTGCAGGTTTACGCAAAGGAACTTGCAAAGAAGCGGCAGGAAGGGCGACGGAAGTAG